TGGTGCGCCCTGGAGTGGCAGGCGTTCCACCGGCGGCCCCACCACCCGATGCCCGGGACGCACCCGACGCCGGGCGCGGTGCCGGTGATCCCGGTGCACTGGATCCCGGTCGACCTGCCGTCACTGCCGGCGGAGGTCCGGGCCGTGCAGTTCTTCAAACCGGCGAACGTGCCGGCGCAGCTGGCACAGTCGTATGAGGACGAGGGTCTCTACGGCCTCCTGCAGACGGGTGAGCAGGGCCGGGAGGCGTTCAACACGGTGGTCTGGCGGCTGGCCCAGCGGATCGCGCTTGCCTACGGCACCCACCATGTCGAGGCAGCCGAGGATGTCGACTTCGGGGAGGGCACCCCGTGATCTTCTTCGTGAGTCACGCGCACGCGGTCCGGGTGGCCGGGCTCGCCCGCCCGGATTCCGACCCGTGGGTGAGCCGGTTCTTCGGCGATCTCAGCGCCGCGGTCGGCGACGACGGCTTCTACGACGGGCTGCTCGATCCGGCGCGGGACCGGAAACAGCAGCTCAGCGACGCGATCGGCGCCGCGCAGGTGTTCGTCCCGCTGTATTCGCCGCAGTATTTCGGGAACTCCTGGGCGACCGCCGAGCTGGCGTCGTTCAAGCATCGGCTGCGGCGGCTCGGGCCGGCCGAGGCGGCGCGGCACGTCGTCCCGGTGGTGTGGACGCCGCTGCCGCCGTGGGAGCACCGCACCGAGGTCGACGAGGCGTTCACGACCGTCGGCAAGAACACCGACTACACCGAGAACGGGCTGCGCGCGCTCTGCATGCTCAGCATCTACCAGGACTCCTACCGCGCGCTGGTGGCCGCGTTCGCCGACCGGATCGTCCGGGTGGTCCGGGAGTCGCCGCTGCGGCCGTCGGCGGCCGGGCTGCTGGACCCGCGACCGGTCGACACCGGCGAGCCGGCCCTGGTCGTCGCGCTGCTCGGCGTCGCGGCGGAGGTCGGCGAGCAGCTGATCGAGGTGGCCGAGCGGCTCGGCGTGCCGGCCCGGATCCAGCCCGTCCAGCAGTCCGCCCGCCGCCCGTGCGTGCTGCTGATCGACGGCGGCACCGGCCCGGAGACGCTGCGGAGCACGATCGCCGGGCTGCCCCGCTGGGTGATCCCGGTGGTGCTCGCGAGCGCCTCGGCGGCGACCGGCGCGATCACCGGTATTCTGCGGTCCGCCGGGCTCCCCGAGGTGCGGCCGGTGCGAGCGCCGGCCGACTTCGAGCGCAACGCTCCGCTGCTGGTCACCGAGGCCCGCAAGCTCTACCTGCGGTACGGGCCGGTGGTCACCGCACCCGGCACACCCCGGCCCAGCCTGCGCCGGAACAACGACAAGCGGGGGTAATGGTGGATCGCGAAGGCCGGATCGTCACGTTCTACTCGTACAAGGGTGGGACCGGGCGGACCATGGCACTGGCCAACGTGGCCTGGATCCTGGCCGCCAACGGGCACCGGGTGCTCGCCGCCGACTGGGACCTGGAGTCGCCCGGCCTGCACCGGTTCTTCGCCCCGTTCCTCACCCCGGAACAGGTGACCACCACCCGCGGCGTGATCGGGCTGATCACCGAGTACCAGTGGGCGACGCTGCCGCGCGACGAGGGCGGCAACGGGGTGCCGGCCGCCGACCGCCCCGACGACTGGTACCGGGAGTACGCCCGCGCCGAACGGTACGCCTTCTCGATCAACTGGACGTTCCCCAGCGGCGGCTCGCTGGACCTGCTGCTGGCCGGGCACTCCAGCCTCGAGTACGAAGCGAGCCTGGCCGGCCTGAACTGGGAGGACTTCTATAACCGGCTGGGCGGCTCGCTCTTCTTCGACGCGCTGCGCGAGGACATGAAGAGCCGCTACGACTACACCCTGCTGGACTCGCGGACCGGCCTGAGCGACGTGGCCGACATCTGCACGATCCACCTGCCGGACGTGATCGTCGACTGCTTCACGCTCAGCGACCAGGGCATCGACGGCGGCGCGTCGGTGGCCGCGCAGATCCGCACCTACGACGACGAGCGCACCCGGCGGATCCTGCCGGTGCCGATGCGGGTCGACCACGGCGAGCAGTCCAAGGCGGACGCCGGCCGGACCCTGGCCAAGCACCGTTTCCCGCGGCTTCCCGCCGGGATGACCGAGGACGAGAGACGCAATTACTGGTACGAGGTGGAGGTCCCGTACCGGACCTACTACGCGTACGAGGAAACCCTCGCGACCTTCGGTGACGAGCCCGGCAACCCGGCCAGCCTGCTCTCCTCCTACGAGCGGCTGACCGGTTACATCACCGACGGCCGGGTCACCCGGCTGCCGCAGCTCGACCCGGCGCTGCGCCGGCAGGTGGTGTCCCGCTTCGAGCGCAAACCCGCCCTGATCGAGGAGACCCTGGTGCTGCGCTACGCCGCGGCCGACCAGGTCTGGGCCGAGTGGCTGCTGGCCGTCTACGCCGCGGCCCGGCTGCGGGTGCTCGACGGCGGCGCCTTCCCGTCCGACCCGGGCGCCCGCGAGGTGGTGCTCTACTCCGGTGACTACCGGGGCACCGGCGACCGGTCCGCGGTGGCGCTCTGCGTCGGCGACGCCACCCCGTCGCACGACGACTTCGAGGCGTGGGACTCGCTGCACGGGCACTCCGCCAAGTCCGCGATCGAGCGTGCGTTGCGGCTGGTCGGCGCGGACGAGCGCGGTGCCGCCGACTGGCACGCCACGCTGCCGCGCTTCCCCGGCGAGCTGCCGGAGGTGTTCAAGGTCCCGGTCAAGAATCCGCGGTTCACCGGCCGGGACCGGGAGCTGCGCCGGGTCCGCGACGCGCTGAAGCGCTCGGCCGGCACCCCGGTGGCGCTGGTCGGCGGGGCGGGCGTCGGCAAGTCGCAGCTGGCCATCGAGTACGCGCACCGCTTCCAGGGCGCGTACGACGTGATCTGGTGGGTGCCCGCCGACCCGCCGCAGTTCGTCGACACGTTCATCGCCGACCTGGGCGCCGAGCTGAACTACCCGCGCCGGGCCACGGTCGACGACAGTGCCGGCGTGGTGGTGCGCCGGCTCAGCCGGGGCGGCACCCGCGAGGGCACTCCGCTGCGCTGGCTGCTGATCTTCGACAACGCCGACCGGTACGCCGAGATCGAGCGGTACCTGCCCCGCGGCAACGGGCACCTGCTGGTCACCACGCGTAACGCCGAGTGGGGCGACTTCGCGAACGTGCTCGACCTGGACGCGTTCACCCGCGCCGAGAGCATCCAGCACCTGCGGTTCCGGGTCGGCCCGCAGACGCTGAGCCGCGGTGACGCCGACCGGGTCGCGGACGCGGTCGGCGACCTGCCGATCCTGGTCGTCCTCGCGGCCGCCTGGCTGCACGACACCGGCCGGTCCGCCGAGGCGTACCTGGCCGGGCTGGAGAGTGCCGGCACGGTCCGGCACGACGCCACCGGCGTGTGGGACGTCATCCTGGACCGGTTGCGGGGCACCTCCCCGGGCGCCTATCAGCTGCTCCAGCTCGCCTCGATGCTCCAGCCGGAGATCTCGCTGAGCCTGCTGTACAGCGAGGAGGTGGCCCGGGTCATCGCCCGGCACGACCCGGCGGTGGCGCGACAGCTCGCCGACCGGATGTCCGAGCACGACATCACCTCCGCGCTGATGCAGCAGATCAACCGGCTGTCGCTGGTCAAACTGGAGCCGGAACACCAGCGGGTGACCGTGCACCGGCTGTTGCAGGGCGCGCTGCGCGACCGGATGACCGCGGACCAGCTCGCCGAGACGCGGCACTCGGTGCACCGGGTGCTGGCCCGGGCGCGGCCGTCCGGGGAGGTCGAGGACCCGGCGCTGTGGGAGAGGTTCCGGCTGCTCTGGGGGCACCTGGACGGGTCCCGGCCGGAGGGGTGCCCGGACGACGACGTACGCCAGCTGGTGATCGACCGGGTCCGCTACATCTACCTGGTCGGCAGCTTCCGGCAGGGCCTGGAGTACGCCGTCCGGGCCGACCAGGCGTGGTCCGACCGGCTCGCCGCGCTGCCGGACGACGACCCGGACCGGCACCCGCTGGTGGTCCGGCTGCTGCACCTGCGGTTCCACCGCGGCAACCTGCTGCGCAGCCTCGGCGAGTTCGAGCGGGCCCGGGACCTGGACCGGGAGACTCTGGAGGCGCAGGAGCGGCTGATCGGCGAGGACCATCCGTTCACGCTGTTCACCGCCGGCAGCTACGGCGCCGACCTGCGCGCGCTCGGCTACTACCAGGAGGCCCTCGAACGCGACCTGCGCACGCACCGGCTGTCGGCCGAGCGGTTCGGCGAGGACAACCGGCGTACCCTCGCGTTCGCCAACAACCTGGGCACGTCGTACCGGCTGATCGGCGACTTCCGCCGGGCGCTGGAGATGGACCGGACCACCCACCAGCGGATGGCGCAGGTGCTCGGCGAGGACCACCAGCGCACCCTGCTCGCCGGCAACAACCTGGGTCGTGATCTGCGGGAAGCCGGTGCTTACGGCGAGTCGGCGGACCGGCTGCGCGAGGTCCGGCTCGGCTTCGAGAAACTGTACGGGCAGCACTCCCGCGACGCCCTGGCCGTGCAGGCCAACCTGGCGGTGTCGCTGCGCTGCGCCGGCCACCTCGACGAGGCCCGCGAGCTGCTCGACGAGGCCTACGAGCGGCTCACCACGATCCTCGGCCCGGACGGCCCGGAAACCCTGCTGACCCGGCTGAGCCGGGCCGCGAACATGCTGCTCACCGACGATTTCGCGGCGGCCCGGGCCGAGTTCGAGAAGACCGAGGAGCTTTTGGTACGCCGATTCGGGGCGGACCGGCACCCGTACGTCCTGGTCGGCCGGGTCAACCTGGCCGTGGCACTCGGCGAGGCGGGCGCGGTCGAACTGGCGCTGCCGATCGCGGCGGCCACCGTGGAGGAGTTGCGCGCCAAGCTGGGCCCGGCGCACCCGTCGACGATGGCGGCGGAGAACAACCTCGCCGTCTTCCTGATCGAGTCCGGCGACCGGGAGGGCGGCCGGGAGCTGCTGACCGCCACGGCGGACCGGATCGTGGTGGCACTCGGCGGCACCCACCCGGACACCGCCCTGAGCCAGGCGAACCTGGCCCTGGTCCGCGGCACCGACCACCTGCCGTTCCTGCACCGGCTGGCCGAGCGGGTCGGCTCCGACCATCCGTCGGTCCGCTCCCTGCAGCGGCGCCGCTTCGTCTACCGCGTCCTGGACCCGCACACCTACTGACCCACTGGGAGCCGTTGACCAAGCTGGACCGTCGCGACGGCTACCCGGCGGCGTCGCTGTGCGAGGAACTGCCGGCCGCCTCAAACGTCGCTGGCGTCGAAACTGCCGGCCCGTAGTCCGGCCTCGGTCAGCGCGGCCACCCGAGCGGCTCGTGCGCTCTCCTCCTGGCGCACCAGGTTGGCGTACTCCACCAGCACCGAGGGGTCGGCGGTGTCCTCGATGCGCTCGAAGAAGCGTTGCGTCTGGCGGACCGCCTCGGCGTAGGCGGCGGCGGTCTCCCGAACCTGGGTCACAGTTTCGTCTGCCATGACCGGCGGTTACCCACGTACCGGGCAAAAACACTCCCAGGACGCCGGCGTCGGAGGGCGCTGCCGGTCGCCTCGCACCTGGGCGGCCTGCGGACTCGGGTCTCCGCGGGTCACCATGACGCCTCCGAAGGTCAGTTGACGAAATCCTGGGTGAACCAGACCCGTCCGTCGCTGCCCCGGGTCACCGCCAGGCCGATCCGCTTGAATGCCGGGTTGAGCAGGTTCCTGCGGTGGCCGTCGTTCGGCGCCACCTCGGCGAGCATCAGGTCGGTCAGCCCGTTCGCGGCCTCAGTGATCGAGGCCGGGGTGTTGCTCGCATTGCCCTGGCCGATGTTCTCGCCGGCCGCGGTCCACGAGACGCCGGCCGCGGTGAACCGCTCGCCCAGGCCGGCCTCGCCGGCGCACTGGTGGGACAGGCCGCAACCGCCGACCATCAGGGCGTTGTGCGCCTCGGACGCGGTGGACAGCTGCGGGCTGAGGGTCAGCGTGGCCACGCCGTTCGCCGTGCGCGCCGCGTTGATGTGCGTGAGCACCGCGTTGATCACTGAGTCCGCGGGCGGGGCCGTGGTCGGCGCCGGGGCGGTGGTGGGCGCGGTCGTTGGCGTCGTCGGCGCGTCGCTGGTGGGCGCCGTGGTTGGGGCGGTGGTGCCCGGTGCGGTGGTGCTCGGGGCGGTGCTGCTCGGGGCGGTGCTGCTCGGGGCCGTGGTGGCCGGTGCCGCGGAAGTCGGGGTCGCGCTGGGCCGCGGCCGGTGTGGCCGGCGGGTGGCGGCGGGTCCGGTCACCCGGGTGGCGTCGCCCAGGCGGACCGTGCTGCCCCCGGTGGCCTGCGGCCGGGGAGGCATCGTCTGTGCCGAGGCGATCCCGGCTGCGCCGGCTCCGAGCACCCCCACGGCGACCGTGGCGAGCACGAGTTTGCGGGTCCGGGTGGGCTTGCGGTGGCGCGTGGGCACGGCGTTCCTCAACGGTGGGCGACGGTTGGCGTGATCGACTCTGCTCGACCTCCGACCCGCCGCCCGCATCGCTAAGGAATATTTAAAGATCACCCCATCGAATCCAAAGGGTCGGCGCCTCGCCTCCGGGGGCGAAGGGCGACGACGGAGCCGATCAACGCACGCCATCCTGTCCTGCGACGCGCCGCGGGCCGCGCACAAGCCGGGATCGACGGCGGGTCAGCGGACGCTGTGTCGCCCGGATGAATGGAGTTCGGGGCAAGCGGATGACGCGACCGTTGATCATTTCTATTTCCGGTAGCATCCGCAGAACTGCTCCGACGGGAGACATTCGGGTGGATGTTCGTTTGGAGATTGTCGGCGGCCAGGGCGGAGCGCAGGAGCTGCAATCGTTGCTCGACTGGCTGGACCATGAACCGGCCCTGCGCGGCAGGGTCGAGCCGATGCTGCGAGTGGTCCCCAGTGGCGAACTCGGCGGGCTGATGGACGCCGTGCAGGTGGCGGTCGGCGGTGGCGGTGCCGTGGCGGTGCTGGCCTCAGCGCTGCGGGCGTGGTTCGCGCAGCCGCGCGGAGCCGACCTGCGGGTGAAGATCACGCGCAAGGGTGGCCGCACCGTCGAGGTGGACGCCAAACGCGTCCGTGACGTCGAGGCGCTCCTGCGCGGCATTCTCGCGGACGACGAAGACGGCGCCGGTGGGCCGCCCTGATCCGGGCCGGTCCCGGGTGGTACTCATCGGGACCAGCCGGTTCGACGATCCACGGCTACCCGACCATCCGGTCATCCAGAACAACGTCATCGATCTCGGCGCACTCCTGACGGATCCGGTCGACGGCCTGGTGCCCGCGCGCAACTGCACTGCCCTGCTCGACGAGGCCGACATCAGCCGCCTGGGCGGCCGGGTGAAAAGCGCGGCCGACGCCGCCGAGGACCTGCTGCTGATCTACTACTCCGGGCACGGCTGCCTCGATCCCCGGCGGCACGACCTCTTCCTCGCCGTCCCGGGCACCGACCCGGCCAACCTCGGCTTCACGGCGATCAACGTGGCCGTGCTGAACGAGGTCATCCGCACCAGCGGTGCCGCCAACAAGGTGTTGATCCTCGACTGCTGCTATTCGGGTCGGGCGGAGACCGGCTGGCTCGGCGACCAGGAGAGCGTGGTCCGGGGCACCATCGACGTGGCCGGCCGGTTCACGCTTACCTCGGCGACCGGCAACCAGACGTCGGTCGTGCTGCCGGGAGAGAACCACACCGCCTTCACCGGGCGGCTGCTCGATGTGCTCCGCGACGGGATTCCGCACGGTCCGGCGGAACTATCGCTGGAGGTCATCCACCGCAGGCTGGTGACTGTCATGGCGGCGGAGAATCTGCCGCGCCCGGAACAGTTCAGCCACGGGACGGCGGCGCAGCTGGTGCTCGCGGTGAACCGGGCCGTGACCGGTGTCCCGGAGAACCTCGAACCGGCGCTCCGGCCACCCTGGAGCGAGGAGCCGGAGAACTTCTTCGACGACGCTCCGTGCGGTTACCTGACCCTGCTCCCGGACTGGACGATCGTCGAGGTCAACGGGACCTTCTTGACCTGGACCGGCTTTCGCCGCGACGAGCTGGTCGGGTACCGCACGTTCACGGACCTGCTGTCAGCCGGCGGGCGGATCTTTGTCGAGACGCATTCCGCTCCGCTGCTGAGTATGCAGGGCCACTTGCGGGAGATCGCGTACACGATGGTGCGGGCCGACGGTTCGAACGTGCCGGTTCTCGTCAACATGGCCCTCGTCCGCGAAAAGTCGGGCACGCCGAGGCTCATCCGTTGTGTGATCTTCGAGGCCACCGAGCGTCTCGCCTACGAGAGGGAACTGCTGGCCGCCCGGCGGGCCGCGGAACAGGAACTGCGGGAGCTGAAGGAACGCCACCTGCGAGAGGACTGAGCTGCGCAACACCGGGCAATGGTGGCAGGGCGCTTGAACAGCGGACTCACATCGGCAACCGGCGCACCGAATCACGAGGAGAGCGCCAGGAGCCGCCGAACTGGTGGAACGACAAGCTCAGGGGGTGGCGAGGCTGGGCAGTGGGGAGCGGCCGGCGAGCCAGCGCAGGGTGCGAGGCAGTTCGGGCATGGCGTCGAAGTGGGCGGCGCCGGGCCGGACGTGCAGCTCGGCGGTGCCGATCTGGCCGGCCAGGTATTCCGAGTGGACGGCCGGGGCGAAGGTGTCCTCGCCGCCGTGCCAGACCCGGACCGGGGCGATGATCGCGCGCAGGTCGACCTTCCAATCGCGGCGCAGGGCCAGGAGGTCGTCGATCCAGCCGTAGGGTCCGTTCTTGATCGCATCGCGGTAGGACAGGCGGAGTTGGCGGCGCAGGGCGGCGTCGCTGACCACGCGCTGGTCGGCGATGGTCATCTGCTCGGCCAGCAGGCCCAGCAGGTAGTCCGGGTCGGTGCGGATGCCGGAGGCCCGGCGGCGGATCTCGGACTCCAGCTCGACCGGGTCGGTCAGGACGCGGCCCATCTGTTCGCGATTGTCATCGTTCATCCCGTCGAACCAGCCGGGTGCGCCGGCCGGGGCCAGGCTGACCAGGACCGCGACCCGGGTGATCCGGTCACGCAGCTCGCCGTCGGCGGCGCAGGCCAGCGCGTGCGGGCCGCCGCCGGAGCGGCCGACCACGGCGAACCGGTCCAGGTCCAGCTCCTCGGCGATGGCGCGGACGTCCTGGGCGGCGTGCGCCACGTCGCGGCCCTGCACCCGATCGGAGTCGCCGTAACCGGGACGGTCGTAGGTGATCAGCCGGATGCCGAGGCGGTGCAGGACGATGCCGCGCGGGCGCGGACCGAGCCGGCTGCCCGGCGTGCCGTGCAGCAGGACGACCGGGAAGCCGTGCGCTGGGCCGAGCGTCTCGAAGGCGATCCGCCGGCCGTCCGACGGGCGGGCCACGAACCGGGGCACAGACGCGGCGTCGGCCACCGTCACCCGCCTTCCCCTCGGAGCTGGCGACCGGAGGCCGCAGCCGACGACATCGCCGCCGGCGACCGGTAGCCGCTAGCCGCGCTGACGACGTTTGAGCCTAGTCCCCTGGCACCCGGGCGCGCCACGCGACCCGCGGAGCGGTTCTCCGGCAAACCACTCTGACCAGTGACGATGCCACTCGAACGGGGTCCACGCCCGACACATTGGCCATTCGGTCACATCAATCCGCCCGAAGACAGGAGCCGGCTGCGTGCGGGCGGCTTCAGATCAGGCGTTGCTCGTGGGTGAAGACCACGATCTGCACCCGGTCACGCAGCTGGAGCTTGCTGAGCAGCTTGCCGACGTGCGCTTTCACCGTCGCCTCGGAGACGTGCAGCTCGGCGGCGATCTCCTGGTTGGAGCGGCCCCGGCCGACCAGGACCAGAACCTCCCGTTCCCGCTCGGTGAGCAGGCTCAGCCGGGCGTCGGCCGCGACCCGCACCGGTATCCGCGGCAGGAAGGTGTCGAGCAGGCGCCGGGTGACCACGGGCGCGACCACCGCGTGCCCACCGGCCACCGCGTGGATCGCGCTGACCAGGTCGGCCGGCGGCACGTCCTTGAGCAGGAAGCCGCTGGCGCCGGCCCGCAGCGCGGCATAGACGTATTCGTCGAGATCGAACGTGGTCAGGACCAGCACCCGGGCCGGGCTGCCCGAGCCGACGATCTCCCGGGTGGCCTCGATGCCGTCCAGCACCGGCATGCGGACGTCCATCAGCACCACGTCCGGCCGCAGCGCGCGGGTCATCCGGACCGCCTGCGCTCCGTCGCCGGCCTCGCCCACCACGGCGAGGTCCGGCTGTGCCTCCAGGACCAGGCGGAATCCGAGCGAGAGCAGCGGCTGGTCGTCGACCAGCAGCACCGACACCGTCATCGGACCGGCTCGGAACGCAGGGTGGCGTGCACCCGCCAGCCGGCGCCGGGGAGCGGGCCGGCCGCGACGGTGCCGCCGTGCAGCGCGGCCCGCTCCAGCATCCCGGCCAGCCCGTGCCGTTCCCCGGCGGCGGCCGGCCGGGCGCCGCGGCCGGCTCCGTCGTCCAGCACGGTCACGTCGGCGCCCCGCGCGTGGTACCGCACCGTCACCTCGGCGCGGGCGGCCGGCCCGGCGTGCTTGAGCGTGTTGGTCAGCGCCTCCTGGACGATCCGGTAGATCGCCAGGCCGGCTCCGGCGTTCCCGGCCCCGGGGGTGCCCTCCCTGGTCAGGCTGACCCGCAGACCGGCCGCCCGGACCCGGTCGAGCAGCGCGTCGAGGTCGTCGACGCCGGGCTGCGGAGCGCGGTCCGACGGGGTGCCCGACAGGTCGCGAAGCAGCCCCACCAGCCGCCGCATGTCGCCCAGCGCCTGCCGGCCGGTGGCCGAGGCCTGGCTCATCACCTCGGCGGCGCGGTCCGGCGCGGTCCCGGCGACCGCGGCGGCGCCGTCGGAGAGGGCGATCATCACGGCGATGTGGTGCGCGACCACGTCGTGCATCTCGCGGGCGATGCGGGCGCGTTCCTCGGTGACCGCGAGCCGGGCCCGGTCCTCCAGACTCGCCAGATAGGCCGCGCGGGTGCGCTGACTGATCCCGATCAGGGCGGTCGCCACCACCAGCGCGCCGACGGCGACGACGGCCGCCCAGTTCGGCTGGGCCAGGCCGGGCAGCAGGGTGACGGCCACCGCGGGCCAGGTGTAGGTCGCCGGGCGGTGCCGGGCCACCGCGTGCAGCGCCAGCAGGACGACCAGCAACCCGGCCGGGGCTTGCAGACCGGCCGCCTGGGAGACCCAGAAAGCGACCGTCACCAGCGCGAAGACCGGGACCGGCGCCTGCCGCCGCCAGACCAGCGGCACGGGCAGCAGGACCGCCAGCGCCCAGTCGGGCGGGCCGGTCGGGCCGACCGTGGCGCCGGTCCGGCCGGTCAGGATGAGGCCGCAGGCCAGGGCGGCCAGCGCGGCGATCCCGGCGTCGACCTTACGCGGGCTCATCGGCCCATTGTGGACCTGTCACGGGTCCCGCCTCCACAGCACCGCGCCGCCCGCCGCGAGCGCCAGCAGCACCCAGGCCAGGGTGACGGCGGCGGCCGGGCCGGGAGACAGCATGGTGAACGGGTTGCCGTCGCTGCGGACGGCGTAAAGAGCCTGGGCGGCGGCCACCGGGACGAACTTGACGACGTGGTCGCGTACCGACTCGGGCAGGGCGCCGGAGAGCAGCGCCGGGAGCACCAGGACCAGCAGCACGTAGACGGTGATGGCGGTCGCCGAGTGCCGCAGCACCGCACCCAGCCCGAGCCCGAACAGGGCCAGCGCGACCGGTGCGGCGGCCGCTCCGAGGACCGCCCGGAGGACATCCGGGTCGCCCGCGCCGAGCCGGTCCGCGGCCGGGGCGAACGACTGGCTGACCGCCAGCGAGGCGACGCAGACCAGGAGCATCACCGGCACCGCCAGGGCGGTCAGCGCGAGGGCCTTCGCCCCGAGGACCGGCAGGCGGCGCGGCACCGCGGCGAAGGTGGCCCGGATCAGCCCGGACCCGAACTCGCCGGTGATCGCCATGATCCCGAACGCGCCCAGGACCAGGGAGAACACGTCCACGCCGAGGAAGGCCCGGCCGATGATCTCGGCGGGGGTGTTGGAGGCGCCGGGCAGCCGGTTGGCGTTCCAGCCGATCACTCCGGCCAGGGTCACGGTGAGGATCGCGACCACGCCGAACATCGCCCAGGTGGAGCGCAGGGCACGCAGTTTGCCGCACTCGGCGGCGAGGACTCGGGGGAAGGTCACGCGGATCATGAGCGCACCAGGGCCATGTAGGCCTGCTCCAGGGACGCCTTGACCGGGGTGAGTTCGTACACCACCAGGTGCCGGGCGGCCGCGGTCGCGCCGATCTCCTCGATGCCCAGGCCGGCGACCTCCAGCAGGCCGGTCGCCGGTGCGGTGACCGTCGCCCCGCGAGCCGTCAGCAGGTCGCGGAGGCCGTCCGGGTCGGAGGAGCGGACCAGGCAGCGGTCCTGGCCGAGGAGATCGTCGAGTGCCGTGTCGGCGAGCAACCGTCCGTTACCGATGACCAGGAGGTGGTCCGCGGTCACCGCCATCTCGCTCATCAGGTGGCTCGAGACGAGGACCGTACGGCCCTCGGCGGCGAGCCGCCGCAGCAACGTCCGGATCCACAGCACGCCGTCCGGGTCCAGGCCGTTCACCGGCTCGTCGAGGATGACCACCGCGGGGTCGCCGAGCAGCGCGGCGGCTATCCCGAGGCGCTGGCCCATGCCGAGCGAGAAACCGCCGGCCCGGCGGGTCGCGACCGCGGCCAGCCCCGCCTCGGCCAGGACCTCGTTCACCCGGGTCCGGCCGATGCCGTGGGTCCGGGCCAGTCCGAGGAGGTGCTCGCGGGCCGTGCGTCCGCGGTGCACGGCCCGGCCCTCCAGCAGGGCGCCGGCCACCTTCAGCGGTGCCGGATGCTCGCGGTACGCCCGCCCGGCCACGGTCGCCCGGCCGGCGCTGGGGCGGTCCAGGCCCAGGATCATCCGCATCGTCGTCGACTTCCCCGCCCCGTTCGGGCCGAGGAAGCCGGTCACCCGTCCCGGGCGTACCTCGAACGACAACCCGTCGACCGCGGTCGTCGTTCCGAATCGCTTCACCAATCCGTCGACTTCAATCATGGCATCGACGCTAGAAATCCCGGCCCGGATCCGGACCCACCCACGGTCTAGCTTCGCACCGGCCGGCCTACTACCTCGGTCGAGTGCCAGGCGTCGACCAGGGCGGCATAAGGGCCAGGCTCGTCCAGCAGCGCGTGGTGCGGGCCGGACTGGACCAGACGGCCGTCGGCGAAGACCAGCACCCGGTCGGCGGCCTCGGCGGTCGGGATGCGGTGCGCGATCGAGATGGTCGTGCGGCCGTGGGTCAGCTCGGCCAGGGCACGCTGCACGGCGGCGTCCGTCTCCTGGTCGATCCCGGACGTCGCCTCGTCGAAGATGACCAGGTCCGGGTCGACCAGCGCGGTGCGGGCCAGGGCGACCAGCTGACGCTCCCCGATGGAGAGACGCTCACCGCCGACGCCGACCGCCAGGTGCAGCTTGGCGTGCCAATCGGCTAGCCCCAGCCGATCCAGGATCCGCCGGGCGTCCTGGTCACCGGCGCCCGGGACACCGA
Above is a genomic segment from Actinoplanes ianthinogenes containing:
- a CDS encoding effector-associated constant component EACC1, with translation MTRPLIISISGSIRRTAPTGDIRVDVRLEIVGGQGGAQELQSLLDWLDHEPALRGRVEPMLRVVPSGELGGLMDAVQVAVGGGGAVAVLASALRAWFAQPRGADLRVKITRKGGRTVEVDAKRVRDVEALLRGILADDEDGAGGPP
- a CDS encoding TIR-like protein FxsC, which codes for MTSTREPVFFISYAHRPRRRRRTEHELDPVEEFYATLSEHIYELVGLPVGAAAGFMDTDMDGGQRWSAELGYAIGHCQVLVPLLSPSYVTSRWCALEWQAFHRRPHHPMPGTHPTPGAVPVIPVHWIPVDLPSLPAEVRAVQFFKPANVPAQLAQSYEDEGLYGLLQTGEQGREAFNTVVWRLAQRIALAYGTHHVEAAEDVDFGEGTP
- a CDS encoding TIR domain-containing protein; the protein is MIFFVSHAHAVRVAGLARPDSDPWVSRFFGDLSAAVGDDGFYDGLLDPARDRKQQLSDAIGAAQVFVPLYSPQYFGNSWATAELASFKHRLRRLGPAEAARHVVPVVWTPLPPWEHRTEVDEAFTTVGKNTDYTENGLRALCMLSIYQDSYRALVAAFADRIVRVVRESPLRPSAAGLLDPRPVDTGEPALVVALLGVAAEVGEQLIEVAERLGVPARIQPVQQSARRPCVLLIDGGTGPETLRSTIAGLPRWVIPVVLASASAATGAITGILRSAGLPEVRPVRAPADFERNAPLLVTEARKLYLRYGPVVTAPGTPRPSLRRNNDKRG
- a CDS encoding CAP domain-containing protein; amino-acid sequence: MLTHINAARTANGVATLTLSPQLSTASEAHNALMVGGCGLSHQCAGEAGLGERFTAAGVSWTAAGENIGQGNASNTPASITEAANGLTDLMLAEVAPNDGHRRNLLNPAFKRIGLAVTRGSDGRVWFTQDFVN
- the fxsT gene encoding FxSxx-COOH system tetratricopeptide repeat protein, translating into MVDREGRIVTFYSYKGGTGRTMALANVAWILAANGHRVLAADWDLESPGLHRFFAPFLTPEQVTTTRGVIGLITEYQWATLPRDEGGNGVPAADRPDDWYREYARAERYAFSINWTFPSGGSLDLLLAGHSSLEYEASLAGLNWEDFYNRLGGSLFFDALREDMKSRYDYTLLDSRTGLSDVADICTIHLPDVIVDCFTLSDQGIDGGASVAAQIRTYDDERTRRILPVPMRVDHGEQSKADAGRTLAKHRFPRLPAGMTEDERRNYWYEVEVPYRTYYAYEETLATFGDEPGNPASLLSSYERLTGYITDGRVTRLPQLDPALRRQVVSRFERKPALIEETLVLRYAAADQVWAEWLLAVYAAARLRVLDGGAFPSDPGAREVVLYSGDYRGTGDRSAVALCVGDATPSHDDFEAWDSLHGHSAKSAIERALRLVGADERGAADWHATLPRFPGELPEVFKVPVKNPRFTGRDRELRRVRDALKRSAGTPVALVGGAGVGKSQLAIEYAHRFQGAYDVIWWVPADPPQFVDTFIADLGAELNYPRRATVDDSAGVVVRRLSRGGTREGTPLRWLLIFDNADRYAEIERYLPRGNGHLLVTTRNAEWGDFANVLDLDAFTRAESIQHLRFRVGPQTLSRGDADRVADAVGDLPILVVLAAAWLHDTGRSAEAYLAGLESAGTVRHDATGVWDVILDRLRGTSPGAYQLLQLASMLQPEISLSLLYSEEVARVIARHDPAVARQLADRMSEHDITSALMQQINRLSLVKLEPEHQRVTVHRLLQGALRDRMTADQLAETRHSVHRVLARARPSGEVEDPALWERFRLLWGHLDGSRPEGCPDDDVRQLVIDRVRYIYLVGSFRQGLEYAVRADQAWSDRLAALPDDDPDRHPLVVRLLHLRFHRGNLLRSLGEFERARDLDRETLEAQERLIGEDHPFTLFTAGSYGADLRALGYYQEALERDLRTHRLSAERFGEDNRRTLAFANNLGTSYRLIGDFRRALEMDRTTHQRMAQVLGEDHQRTLLAGNNLGRDLREAGAYGESADRLREVRLGFEKLYGQHSRDALAVQANLAVSLRCAGHLDEARELLDEAYERLTTILGPDGPETLLTRLSRAANMLLTDDFAAARAEFEKTEELLVRRFGADRHPYVLVGRVNLAVALGEAGAVELALPIAAATVEELRAKLGPAHPSTMAAENNLAVFLIESGDREGGRELLTATADRIVVALGGTHPDTALSQANLALVRGTDHLPFLHRLAERVGSDHPSVRSLQRRRFVYRVLDPHTY